One genomic window of Polyangium aurulentum includes the following:
- a CDS encoding short-chain fatty acid transporter: protein MSGAELPRSLDKATSSTGARDDGPPPGPLERAAARFTDWSERWIPDAFVFALVATFLVAIAAGVVLGRQKGPLAAAAQVAEIWGGGFWELIPFTLQMALVIITGYVVATTRPVYRLIRALAGVPRSARAAVAWVALFAMLSSWLNWGFSLIFSAMLAKEVARRIRDVDYRAVAASAFLGLGSIWAQGLSGSAALQMATPSAMQPATRAIVEAGGKIPGGVIPLSSTIFLWQSLVSVVVEVAIVTALVYLYAPAGARARTAKDMGIDLGPSPLEADEPLRRNTPGEWLEFSPLLSVLFVILSGGYLLRYFIGSGQGLNALNLNTVNLLFLTLGVALHGTPARLMRAVKEATPGVWGVILQFPFYAGIAALIVKTHLNEAIAGFFVGISTKATYPAVVAIYSAVLGVFVPSGGSKWVIEAPYVMAAAHDLGVHLGWMVAVYDLGEALANLVQPFWMLPILGLFGLRARDVMGYTFLVFLVLVPVVLLLVTVLGSTLTYPL from the coding sequence ATGTCCGGCGCAGAGCTCCCTCGCTCCCTCGACAAGGCGACCTCCTCCACGGGCGCGCGCGACGACGGCCCGCCCCCGGGGCCGCTCGAGCGTGCCGCCGCGCGCTTCACCGACTGGTCCGAGCGCTGGATCCCCGACGCGTTCGTCTTCGCGCTGGTCGCGACCTTCCTCGTGGCGATCGCCGCGGGCGTGGTCCTCGGCCGGCAGAAGGGCCCGCTCGCTGCGGCGGCGCAGGTGGCCGAGATCTGGGGCGGCGGCTTCTGGGAGCTCATCCCTTTCACGCTGCAGATGGCCCTCGTCATCATCACCGGCTACGTGGTGGCGACGACGCGGCCGGTGTACCGCCTCATCCGCGCGCTCGCCGGTGTGCCTCGCTCGGCGCGCGCGGCCGTCGCGTGGGTGGCCCTCTTCGCGATGCTCTCGTCGTGGCTGAACTGGGGATTTTCCCTCATCTTCAGCGCGATGCTCGCCAAGGAGGTGGCGCGCAGGATCCGCGACGTCGACTACCGCGCGGTGGCGGCGAGCGCTTTTCTCGGCCTCGGCAGCATCTGGGCGCAGGGCCTGAGCGGCTCGGCGGCGCTGCAGATGGCGACGCCCTCGGCTATGCAGCCGGCGACGCGCGCCATCGTCGAGGCGGGCGGCAAGATCCCGGGCGGCGTGATCCCGCTCTCGAGCACGATCTTCCTCTGGCAGAGCCTCGTCAGCGTGGTCGTCGAGGTCGCGATCGTGACTGCGCTCGTCTACCTCTACGCCCCGGCGGGCGCGCGGGCGCGCACGGCGAAGGACATGGGCATCGATCTCGGCCCCTCGCCGCTCGAGGCCGACGAGCCCCTGCGGCGCAACACGCCGGGCGAGTGGCTCGAGTTCTCGCCCCTGCTCAGCGTGCTCTTCGTGATCCTCTCGGGCGGGTATTTGTTGCGCTACTTCATCGGGAGCGGGCAGGGGCTCAACGCGCTCAACCTGAACACGGTGAACCTGCTCTTTCTCACGCTCGGCGTCGCGCTGCACGGGACGCCGGCGCGGCTCATGCGGGCGGTGAAGGAGGCGACGCCGGGGGTCTGGGGCGTCATTTTGCAATTCCCGTTCTACGCGGGGATCGCGGCCCTGATCGTCAAGACGCACCTGAACGAGGCCATCGCGGGCTTCTTCGTGGGCATCTCGACCAAGGCGACGTATCCGGCCGTCGTGGCGATCTACTCGGCGGTGCTCGGCGTGTTCGTGCCGAGCGGCGGCTCGAAGTGGGTGATCGAGGCGCCGTACGTGATGGCGGCCGCGCACGATCTCGGGGTGCACCTCGGCTGGATGGTGGCGGTCTACGATCTGGGCGAGGCGCTCGCGAACCTCGTGCAGCCGTTCTGGATGCTGCCCATCCTCGGCCTCTTCGGCCTGCGGGCGCGGGACGTGATGGGCTACACGTTCCTCGTCTTCCTCGTGCTCGTGCCCGTGGTTCTTCTGCTGGTGACAGTCCTAGGTTCGACCCTGACATATCCGCTTTGA
- a CDS encoding CHAP domain-containing protein, with the protein MHHSRSLVALAAFAILAGCGVEESELDVQGEQLVENTAEAEQALTTAKVWFTDGDGVNVRSTPSTSGTVLGWLAEGTSIGISCQTTGTTINGTNIWDYLPGYGGYVTDAYVLTGYDGFIPGMPMCDAPPPPPSSGTLGATIVSKARAQMPYTATAANCNKFSSYYGNGCIAWCSDYARYVWQMSGAKVDGLSASSITFYNYGIKYGTWKPNKAGVVMKPGDAVIWAHNTGYSEHVGIVTEVSGSTFRSIHGNFYYNGTSNPSIVHETSFQPLTWQAGTGAPILGFISPVQ; encoded by the coding sequence ATGCACCATTCGCGTTCTCTCGTTGCGCTCGCTGCATTCGCCATCCTCGCCGGCTGCGGCGTCGAGGAATCCGAACTCGACGTCCAGGGCGAGCAGCTCGTCGAGAACACCGCGGAGGCGGAGCAGGCGCTCACGACGGCCAAGGTCTGGTTCACGGACGGGGACGGCGTCAACGTGCGCTCGACCCCGAGCACCAGCGGCACCGTCCTCGGCTGGCTCGCCGAGGGCACGAGCATCGGGATTTCATGTCAGACCACGGGCACGACCATCAATGGCACCAATATCTGGGACTACTTGCCCGGCTATGGCGGCTACGTGACCGACGCGTACGTGCTCACCGGCTATGACGGCTTCATCCCCGGCATGCCGATGTGCGACGCGCCTCCTCCTCCTCCGAGCAGCGGAACCCTCGGCGCCACGATCGTGTCGAAGGCCCGGGCCCAGATGCCCTACACCGCGACGGCCGCCAACTGCAACAAGTTCAGCAGCTACTACGGCAATGGCTGTATCGCATGGTGCTCCGATTACGCGCGCTACGTCTGGCAGATGTCCGGCGCCAAGGTGGACGGCCTCTCCGCCTCGTCGATCACGTTCTACAACTACGGCATCAAGTACGGCACGTGGAAGCCGAACAAGGCCGGCGTCGTCATGAAGCCCGGCGACGCTGTCATCTGGGCCCACAACACCGGCTATAGCGAGCACGTGGGCATCGTCACCGAGGTCAGCGGCAGCACGTTCAGGTCCATTCACGGGAACTTCTACTACAACGGGACCAGCAATCCCTCGATCGTGCACGAGACGTCCTTCCAGCCCCTCACCTGGCAAGCGGGTACGGGCGCTCCCATCCTCGGATTCATCTCGCCGGTGCAGTGA
- a CDS encoding SH3 domain-containing protein, whose amino-acid sequence MHPSRSLVALAALALIAGCGGEESELDYAGEHESENIGTAEQAAVFMNAKIWNTGGVALNVRSTPSTSGTIVGSVAEGTSVGIECQVNGTLVGSTTIWDYLPAYGGYVTDAYVYTGYDGFVPGMPICGSSGGGGSTPLVVNGSTLNASQDKWVRWIAKNTFPKLQGTLSQRLDVASRVTWWALKEGVLDTTNPIAYSNCDNVHQGPLYVCYGMWQAGISGIQINDKDPVEVENLALKIHAGSTIKDVLAKAALSGGFAAGTSTYNSIVNATGGLRHSWLLRESAVGFTRQDPVVNSECVVGAKSWCYGSGWYPSNVYAPTKTAALKSISDLRAIISTLTQ is encoded by the coding sequence ATGCACCCTTCACGTTCCCTCGTGGCGCTCGCGGCGCTCGCCCTGATCGCCGGCTGCGGCGGCGAGGAATCGGAGCTCGATTACGCGGGCGAGCACGAGAGCGAGAACATCGGGACGGCGGAGCAGGCCGCCGTCTTCATGAACGCCAAGATCTGGAACACCGGCGGCGTCGCCCTCAATGTCCGTTCCACCCCGAGCACGAGCGGCACCATTGTCGGATCGGTCGCCGAAGGCACGAGCGTCGGGATCGAGTGTCAGGTCAACGGGACGCTGGTCGGGAGCACGACCATCTGGGACTATTTGCCCGCGTACGGCGGCTACGTGACCGACGCCTACGTGTACACCGGCTATGACGGCTTCGTCCCCGGCATGCCCATTTGCGGCTCGTCCGGCGGCGGCGGGAGCACGCCCCTCGTCGTCAATGGGAGCACCCTCAACGCGTCCCAGGACAAGTGGGTGCGCTGGATAGCGAAAAACACGTTCCCCAAGCTCCAGGGGACCCTCTCTCAGCGCCTGGACGTGGCGTCCCGCGTGACCTGGTGGGCGCTGAAGGAGGGCGTGCTCGACACCACCAACCCCATTGCCTATTCGAACTGCGACAACGTCCATCAGGGTCCCCTCTACGTCTGCTACGGGATGTGGCAGGCCGGGATCTCGGGCATCCAGATCAACGACAAAGACCCGGTCGAGGTGGAGAACCTGGCGCTGAAGATTCACGCGGGCTCGACGATCAAGGACGTGCTGGCCAAGGCCGCCTTGTCGGGAGGATTCGCGGCGGGGACGTCGACGTACAACAGCATCGTCAACGCGACCGGGGGCCTGCGTCATTCGTGGCTGCTGAGGGAGTCCGCGGTCGGCTTCACGAGGCAGGATCCGGTGGTCAACAGCGAGTGCGTCGTCGGTGCCAAGTCCTGGTGCTACGGCTCGGGCTGGTATCCCTCGAACGTCTATGCGCCCACCAAGACCGCCGCGCTGAAATCCATCAGCGACCTGAGGGCGATCATCAGCACGCTCACGCAGTGA